A window of the candidate division KSB1 bacterium genome harbors these coding sequences:
- a CDS encoding cystathionine gamma-synthase family protein, which produces MSDRDNRWLNKKPGTKAVWSGETEPFFQGATQVPVVHSVTYAYKDVDEWFDVAIGRKEGHIYSRNTNPTVHVFEEKVRILENADAATSFATGMAAISNTLFTLLSPNQRVVSIKDTYGGTSKMFLEFLPRFGINVQLCDTTDHEALENEIKKGCRLLYLESPTNPTLKVMDLRRLIKAAHQIGAIVVVDNTFATPVNQKPLQLGADIVVHSATKFLGGHSDAMGGVVCGNKELVEQIFHFREINGATLDAMSAYLLLRGIKTLELRVQRQNDNAIELARFLQAHSKVEDVFYPGLESHPNHLIAKSQMSGFGGVLAFSLKGGFEKVKLMLNKLEFVHLAASLGSVGTLVGPPKVTSHVETSEEERKQLGIPEGLIRCSVGIENFEDLKANFELALSTL; this is translated from the coding sequence ATGTCTGACAGAGACAACAGATGGTTGAATAAAAAACCCGGGACCAAGGCTGTGTGGAGCGGCGAGACAGAACCATTTTTCCAGGGCGCAACTCAAGTGCCGGTTGTACATAGCGTTACTTACGCTTATAAAGATGTTGATGAATGGTTTGATGTAGCCATTGGGCGAAAAGAAGGCCATATTTACAGCAGGAACACAAACCCTACGGTACACGTTTTTGAAGAGAAAGTCCGCATTTTGGAAAACGCTGATGCGGCAACCAGCTTTGCAACAGGAATGGCAGCCATTAGTAATACCTTATTTACACTCCTCTCTCCAAACCAACGTGTTGTTTCCATAAAAGATACTTATGGCGGGACAAGTAAAATGTTCCTGGAATTTCTGCCCCGTTTTGGCATAAATGTGCAACTTTGTGACACCACGGATCATGAAGCATTGGAAAACGAAATCAAAAAAGGTTGCCGGTTGCTGTACTTGGAAAGCCCTACAAATCCTACATTAAAAGTTATGGATTTAAGACGCCTTATTAAAGCAGCTCATCAAATCGGGGCAATCGTAGTTGTAGATAACACCTTCGCAACGCCGGTTAATCAAAAACCTTTGCAGCTTGGTGCGGATATTGTTGTTCATAGCGCAACGAAATTTCTGGGTGGGCACTCCGATGCGATGGGCGGTGTAGTATGTGGTAATAAGGAGTTGGTTGAGCAAATATTCCATTTCCGTGAAATTAATGGTGCCACATTGGATGCAATGTCGGCCTATCTTTTGTTACGCGGTATTAAAACTTTGGAATTGCGTGTCCAGCGCCAAAATGACAATGCCATTGAATTGGCCCGTTTCCTTCAGGCACATTCCAAAGTTGAAGATGTGTTTTATCCGGGGCTGGAATCGCACCCCAACCATCTGATTGCCAAAAGCCAAATGAGCGGTTTTGGAGGTGTTTTGGCTTTCTCCTTAAAGGGCGGATTTGAGAAGGTTAAACTAATGCTTAATAAATTGGAGTTTGTCCATTTGGCTGCCAGTCTTGGTTCGGTGGGCACTTTAGTTGGTCCGCCAAAGGTTACAAGTCATGTGGAAACCTCGGAAGAGGAACGAAAACAATTGGGTATACCTGAAGGATTAATCAGGTGCTCAGTAGGTATTGAAAACTTTGAAGATTTAAAGGCTAATTTTGAGTTGGCGCTGTCAACACTATAG